The following are encoded together in the Kingella negevensis genome:
- a CDS encoding DUF262 domain-containing protein codes for MSQELTLSIFQLLHQDRYIIPIYQRNYAWTDKEISPLLSDMYQAFQRQSEHYYIGSLVVYRRENALLEVIDGQQRLTTFTLLAHQLRNQFSGSLNLADKPNISFEHRQDFAAHLHQPNQLPEHFQAALKAIKQNWLPEYSVKFAQFILDNVYIIRTEMPPKTDLNHYFEIMNTRGEQLEKHEILKARLLSCLNDCHATSRMQEAFSQSWDACSDMNRYMVLGFKPAARKAIFGNNYQEFQLNSDSIKQAFSAKESDVSTTILQLIENKFEASQSDGKDEQQETSERFHSVIDFPNFLMHVLRIFVEKETGDVENAKNIVLDERKLLETIKVEEWDKKKICQFAKTLCQCRYLFDRYVIKTDSNKDDHWSLLTIKPYNKSSYQFDNTFSIQNEQNSIVMLLAMFHVSLPSLVYKNWLYAVLRWLYFRSAEPTVADYQRFLEDLSDRYYFGYYGNDKKVAFFDLITQENFRLPEHLTYPKIFKETGIQIPNFIFNRLDYLLWKNEKYNQYKDKFRFAFRTSVEHFYPQNPDEQHQRLSDNVLHSFGNLCLLPSNINSKFTNNLPAAKKANFSNMDNPSFKLMLMFELADKWNEDIIKQHENEMLAVLNQRFQAA; via the coding sequence ATGAGTCAAGAATTAACCCTTTCAATTTTCCAATTACTTCATCAAGACCGCTATATTATTCCCATTTATCAACGCAATTATGCGTGGACAGATAAAGAAATTAGCCCTTTGTTAAGCGATATGTATCAGGCGTTTCAACGCCAAAGCGAGCATTATTACATTGGCAGCTTGGTGGTTTATCGCCGCGAGAATGCGTTACTGGAAGTGATTGATGGACAGCAGCGTTTAACCACATTCACATTACTGGCGCATCAATTACGCAATCAATTTTCAGGTAGCCTGAATCTTGCTGACAAGCCCAATATTTCGTTTGAACATCGCCAAGATTTTGCCGCTCATTTACATCAACCCAATCAGTTGCCCGAACATTTTCAGGCAGCCTTAAAAGCGATTAAGCAAAATTGGCTGCCTGAATATTCGGTAAAATTTGCTCAATTTATTTTGGACAATGTGTACATTATCCGCACCGAAATGCCGCCGAAAACCGATTTGAATCATTATTTTGAAATCATGAACACGCGCGGCGAACAATTGGAAAAACACGAGATTTTAAAAGCGCGATTATTAAGCTGTTTGAATGATTGCCATGCAACATCACGAATGCAAGAGGCTTTTTCGCAAAGTTGGGACGCTTGCTCTGATATGAATCGCTATATGGTTTTAGGATTTAAGCCAGCAGCAAGAAAGGCAATTTTTGGTAACAATTACCAAGAATTTCAATTAAATTCCGATAGTATTAAGCAGGCTTTTTCTGCAAAAGAATCTGATGTTTCTACAACCATTCTTCAATTGATTGAAAATAAATTTGAAGCAAGTCAATCAGACGGAAAAGATGAACAACAAGAAACATCAGAGCGTTTTCATTCTGTAATTGATTTTCCTAACTTTTTAATGCACGTTTTGCGTATTTTTGTAGAAAAGGAAACAGGCGATGTGGAAAATGCAAAAAACATTGTGTTAGATGAACGCAAATTATTAGAAACTATCAAAGTAGAAGAATGGGATAAGAAAAAAATTTGCCAATTTGCTAAAACCTTGTGCCAATGCCGTTATTTGTTTGACCGTTATGTAATTAAAACCGATAGCAATAAAGATGACCATTGGTCTCTGCTTACCATTAAGCCGTATAACAAGAGCAGTTATCAATTTGACAACACTTTTTCTATTCAAAATGAACAAAATAGCATTGTAATGTTGTTGGCTATGTTTCACGTTTCGCTACCATCTTTGGTGTACAAAAACTGGCTGTATGCGGTGTTGCGTTGGTTGTATTTTCGCTCTGCCGAACCGACTGTTGCCGATTACCAGCGTTTTTTGGAAGATTTAAGCGACCGTTATTATTTTGGGTATTATGGAAATGATAAAAAGGTGGCGTTTTTTGATTTGATTACGCAAGAAAATTTCAGGCTGCCTGAACATTTAACTTACCCAAAAATTTTCAAAGAAACAGGCATACAAATCCCCAATTTTATTTTTAATCGTTTGGATTATTTGCTGTGGAAAAACGAAAAATACAACCAATACAAAGACAAATTCCGTTTTGCATTTCGTACATCGGTGGAACATTTTTATCCGCAAAATCCCGATGAACAGCACCAGCGTTTGTCTGATAATGTGTTGCACAGTTTTGGGAATTTGTGCTTGTTGCCGTCCAATATCAATTCCAAATTTACCAACAATTTGCCAGCCGCGAAAAAAGCCAATTTCAGTAATATGGACAACCCAAGTTTTAAATTGATGTTGATGTTTGAATTGGCGGATAAGTGGAATGAAGACATCATAAAGCAGCATGAAAATGAAATGTTGGCGGTACTCAATCAACGGTTTCAGGCTGCCTGA
- a CDS encoding ATP-binding cassette domain-containing protein: MTILAVENASFAVGHVPLLDKTSFQLNQGEKIGLIGRNGAGKSSFLKILAGVQKLDDGQIIVQNGMKIVYVPQESVFDDQASVFDVVSQGLGDLRDVLRRYHQVSHALETQHSDDLIRQLNELQNEIESQDGWQFDAAIRQTISELGLPENELIGNLSGGQKKRVALAQAWVQKPDILLLDEPTNHLDIDAIIWLENLLQAFSGSMVVITHDRRFLDNIANRIVELDRGVLRSYEGSFSKYSKKKAQELAVEAEHNRLFDKFHAQEEVWIRKGIEARRTRNEGRVRRLEELRRQRAARREQQGQVNFKLDTGEKSGKIIAELEHASFAYGDHMIMDKFSTIIQRGDKIGLIGANGIGKTTFLKLILGELQPTYGKIRLGSKQEVAYFDQFRSQLNENDTVFYTLGQGNDFVEVGGKKKHVMSYLEDFLFHPARAQSPVSSLSGGERNRLLLAKLFTRPANILVLDEPTNDLDIDTQELLEELLRDYAGTVFLVSHDRMFLDNVITQSIVFEGNGSLKEYIGGYQDYLDAKSREEKFQAANAPKTAAAEEPAKEKPKANRTVKLSYKEQRELDALPDEIAALEAEQADLNAQLSDPEIFKDYEKAGSLQSRAEEIEMLLLEKLERWEILEAKQNGAV; this comes from the coding sequence ATGACTATTCTTGCGGTAGAAAATGCCAGTTTCGCAGTCGGACACGTTCCGCTTTTAGACAAAACCAGTTTCCAGCTCAATCAAGGCGAAAAAATCGGCTTAATCGGGCGAAACGGCGCAGGGAAATCTTCGTTTTTGAAAATTTTGGCGGGCGTGCAGAAATTAGATGATGGTCAAATCATCGTGCAAAACGGCATGAAAATTGTCTATGTGCCGCAAGAAAGCGTGTTTGATGACCAAGCGAGCGTGTTTGATGTCGTGTCGCAAGGTTTGGGCGATTTGCGCGATGTGTTGCGCCGTTATCATCAGGTTAGCCACGCGCTGGAAACGCAGCATTCTGATGATTTAATTCGCCAACTCAATGAGTTACAAAATGAAATTGAATCGCAAGACGGCTGGCAGTTTGACGCGGCAATCCGCCAAACGATTAGCGAATTGGGGCTGCCTGAAAATGAATTGATTGGCAACTTGTCGGGTGGTCAGAAAAAACGGGTTGCGTTGGCTCAAGCGTGGGTGCAAAAACCCGATATTTTGTTGCTGGACGAACCGACTAACCATTTGGATATTGACGCGATTATTTGGCTGGAAAATTTGTTGCAAGCGTTTTCAGGCAGCATGGTGGTGATTACGCACGACCGCCGTTTTTTGGACAACATCGCCAATCGGATTGTGGAATTGGATAGGGGCGTGTTGCGTTCGTACGAGGGCAGTTTCAGCAAATACAGCAAGAAAAAAGCGCAGGAATTGGCGGTTGAGGCGGAACACAATCGCCTGTTTGATAAATTTCACGCGCAGGAAGAAGTGTGGATTCGCAAGGGCATTGAGGCGCGAAGAACGCGCAACGAGGGGCGTGTGCGCCGTTTGGAAGAATTGCGCCGACAACGCGCCGCTCGCCGTGAACAGCAGGGGCAAGTCAATTTCAAACTGGATACGGGCGAAAAAAGCGGCAAAATCATTGCGGAATTGGAACACGCGAGTTTTGCGTATGGCGACCATATGATTATGGATAAATTTTCCACGATTATTCAACGCGGCGACAAAATCGGTTTGATTGGCGCGAATGGTATTGGTAAGACCACGTTTTTAAAGCTGATTTTGGGCGAATTGCAACCGACTTACGGCAAAATCCGTTTGGGCAGCAAGCAGGAAGTGGCGTATTTTGACCAATTCCGCAGCCAGTTGAACGAAAACGACACGGTTTTTTACACGTTGGGGCAAGGCAATGATTTTGTGGAAGTGGGCGGCAAGAAAAAACACGTGATGTCGTACTTGGAAGATTTCCTGTTTCACCCAGCGCGCGCGCAATCGCCTGTTTCTTCGTTGTCGGGAGGCGAGCGTAACCGTTTGTTGTTAGCGAAATTATTTACGCGACCTGCCAATATTTTGGTGTTAGACGAGCCGACCAATGATTTGGATATTGACACGCAGGAATTGCTGGAAGAATTGTTGCGTGATTATGCTGGCACGGTGTTTTTGGTATCGCACGACCGTATGTTTTTGGATAATGTGATTACGCAAAGTATTGTTTTTGAAGGTAATGGCAGCCTGAAAGAATATATTGGCGGTTATCAAGATTATTTGGACGCGAAATCACGCGAAGAGAAGTTTCAGGCAGCCAACGCGCCGAAAACCGCCGCAGCCGAAGAACCTGCGAAAGAGAAACCGAAAGCCAATCGCACGGTTAAATTGTCGTACAAAGAGCAGCGAGAATTGGACGCGCTGCCTGATGAAATCGCGGCTTTGGAAGCGGAGCAGGCGGATTTGAACGCGCAATTATCTGACCCTGAGATTTTCAAGGATTATGAAAAAGCAGGCAGCCTGCAAAGTCGGGCGGAAGAGATTGAGATGCTTTTGTTGGAAAAATTGGAAAGATGGGAGATTTTGGAAGCGAAGCAGAATGGGGCGGTTTGA
- a CDS encoding monovalent cation:proton antiporter-2 (CPA2) family protein, which yields MTFLLLYAFIYMAFAIVSVLVSQKLGLGSVLGYLLAGIVIGPVLGLVGKETQSIQHIAEFGVVMMLFLVGLELAPQMLWQMRHKLLGLGGLQVVLTLATITGVAMALGYSWQVGVAVGCVLSLSSTAIVLQTYNEKHLLQTQGGQAGFAVLLFQDVAAIPMLALMPLLAAAGISAGGEQGHTSGNLLAHQPAWVTASVSVAAIVAIVLFVQFVVPIALRLIIRSRVREMLTIFTLALVVGISTLMSLVGLSSALGTFIAGVTLANSAYRHEMESHIEPFKGLFLGLFFITVGAGMNFGLLQSKFFPIIGMTLALLLIKAGVLMILGKLFRLPSLSTKLFALSLAQAGEFGFVLLSIARQSHVLEEHILDRMSLVIALSMVLTPLLFIFYDKVLAPRAIMEENAESREQDKIDVENPVILLGHGRFGQHINSLLVACGYPVTVVDNHAERVEGLTKFGLKTYYGDATNPELLGAVGLAKAKLLIVALGDQKESTAVVEFVRRHYPDLPIIARAYDRMHAYDLNHAGATYIIREIADSSIRAASIALEKLGMKPEKARDMSKFYAARDRYMSDRMAAVYDPSIPIFTNEDLMRVVKEVEGETQNMVQALLRGETVDWHEAHDHDHTKIKKGIS from the coding sequence ATGACATTTTTGCTGCTTTACGCTTTTATTTACATGGCTTTTGCCATCGTCTCGGTGCTGGTTTCGCAGAAGCTCGGGCTGGGTTCGGTGCTAGGTTATTTGCTGGCTGGGATTGTGATTGGTCCTGTTTTAGGGCTGGTTGGCAAGGAAACCCAATCTATTCAACACATTGCCGAGTTTGGCGTGGTAATGATGTTGTTTTTGGTGGGTTTGGAACTTGCGCCACAAATGCTGTGGCAAATGCGTCATAAATTATTAGGCTTAGGCGGCTTGCAAGTGGTGCTGACTTTAGCGACAATCACGGGCGTGGCAATGGCGTTGGGCTATTCTTGGCAAGTGGGCGTAGCAGTGGGCTGTGTGCTGTCGCTGTCTTCCACTGCGATTGTGTTGCAAACGTATAACGAAAAACATTTGTTGCAAACACAAGGCGGACAAGCAGGTTTTGCGGTGCTATTGTTTCAAGATGTGGCGGCGATTCCGATGTTGGCGTTAATGCCATTGTTGGCGGCGGCAGGGATTTCGGCTGGCGGCGAACAGGGGCATACTTCGGGCAATTTGTTGGCGCATCAACCTGCGTGGGTAACAGCATCGGTGAGCGTGGCAGCGATTGTGGCGATTGTGTTATTCGTTCAATTTGTTGTACCAATTGCGTTGCGCCTGATTATTAGAAGCCGTGTGCGCGAAATGCTGACGATTTTCACATTGGCGTTAGTGGTGGGGATTTCCACGCTGATGTCTTTAGTCGGTTTGTCGTCTGCATTGGGCACGTTTATCGCTGGTGTTACGTTGGCGAACAGCGCGTATCGTCACGAAATGGAAAGCCATATCGAACCATTCAAAGGCTTGTTTTTAGGCTTGTTTTTCATCACCGTTGGCGCAGGCATGAACTTTGGTCTGCTGCAAAGCAAATTCTTCCCCATTATTGGTATGACATTGGCTCTGCTGCTGATTAAAGCTGGCGTGTTGATGATTTTGGGTAAACTTTTCAGGCTGCCTTCTTTGTCTACCAAATTGTTTGCGTTGAGTTTGGCGCAAGCAGGGGAATTTGGTTTTGTGTTGCTGTCGATTGCACGTCAAAGCCATGTATTAGAAGAGCATATTTTAGACCGCATGAGCTTGGTGATTGCGCTGTCTATGGTGCTGACACCACTTTTGTTTATTTTTTATGACAAAGTGCTGGCACCGCGTGCGATTATGGAAGAAAACGCAGAAAGCCGTGAACAAGACAAAATTGATGTGGAAAATCCTGTGATTTTACTGGGGCACGGACGTTTTGGTCAGCATATCAATAGCTTACTAGTGGCGTGTGGCTACCCTGTAACCGTGGTTGATAACCATGCCGAACGCGTGGAAGGGCTGACCAAATTTGGGCTGAAAACCTATTATGGCGACGCAACCAATCCCGAATTATTGGGCGCAGTGGGTTTAGCAAAAGCAAAATTGCTGATTGTGGCTTTGGGCGACCAAAAAGAATCAACAGCGGTGGTGGAATTTGTGCGCCGCCATTATCCTGATTTGCCCATTATTGCTCGCGCTTACGACCGTATGCACGCGTATGATTTGAACCACGCTGGCGCAACTTATATTATTCGCGAAATCGCCGATTCTTCCATTCGCGCCGCGAGTATTGCGCTGGAAAAACTGGGCATGAAACCCGAAAAAGCGCGTGATATGAGCAAATTTTATGCCGCGCGCGACCGTTATATGTCCGACCGAATGGCAGCGGTTTACGACCCGTCTATCCCGATTTTCACCAATGAAGATTTAATGCGCGTGGTGAAAGAAGTGGAAGGCGAAACACAAAACATGGTGCAAGCCCTGTTGCGCGGCGAAACGGTAGATTGGCACGAAGCCCACGACCACGACCACACCAAAATCAAGAAAGGTATTTCATGA
- a CDS encoding IS5 family transposase has product MPTYAILDSQSVKTASSAHDKGFDGGKKIKGRKRHIAVDTLGNLLSVVVHAANIHDTKAGIFVAKKAFETYPSLKGFCADAGYRNTFEREVSEQLGLTVEISKRIQDISWHILPKRWIVERTFAWLGWSRRLAKDFEQTNLSAENFVKLGYISQILKFIK; this is encoded by the coding sequence ATGCCAACTTATGCCATTCTTGATTCACAAAGTGTCAAAACAGCTTCTAGCGCACATGATAAAGGTTTTGATGGAGGTAAAAAAATCAAAGGTCGTAAGCGACATATAGCTGTTGATACGTTGGGTAATCTATTGTCTGTTGTGGTTCATGCAGCCAATATTCATGACACAAAAGCAGGTATTTTTGTAGCAAAAAAAGCGTTTGAGACCTATCCGAGTTTAAAAGGTTTCTGTGCGGACGCAGGTTATCGGAATACATTTGAGCGTGAAGTATCAGAGCAATTGGGTTTAACTGTTGAGATTTCAAAGAGAATTCAAGATATTTCTTGGCATATTCTGCCCAAACGTTGGATTGTAGAACGAACGTTTGCATGGTTAGGTTGGTCTCGACGTTTAGCAAAAGATTTTGAGCAGACGAATTTATCTGCTGAAAATTTTGTTAAACTAGGGTATATTTCACAAATATTAAAATTTATCAAATAG
- a CDS encoding GNAT family N-acetyltransferase — translation MILSLATREELPEIVSIYNSTVASRQVTADLQPVTVAQREAWFQAHQRKNRPLYVLKDVSGCVIAWSSFSDYYPRAAYDRTAEISIYVHEQQRGKGLGRLVLTQMLERAPQLGIHKITAVIFAHNQPSLSLFEQFGFEQWGFLPQVCEWDNVLADIIILGKTV, via the coding sequence ATGATTTTGTCTTTGGCAACGCGAGAAGAGCTGCCTGAAATCGTATCGATTTACAACAGCACTGTGGCTTCACGCCAAGTAACCGCCGATTTACAGCCTGTAACTGTAGCGCAGCGTGAAGCGTGGTTTCAAGCCCATCAGCGCAAAAATCGTCCGCTTTATGTGCTGAAAGACGTTTCAGGCTGCGTGATAGCGTGGAGTAGTTTCAGCGATTATTACCCACGCGCCGCTTATGACAGAACCGCAGAAATCAGCATTTATGTGCATGAACAGCAGCGTGGCAAAGGCTTGGGGCGGTTGGTTTTAACGCAAATGCTCGAACGCGCACCGCAGCTTGGCATTCACAAAATCACCGCCGTGATTTTCGCGCACAATCAGCCCAGCTTGTCTTTGTTTGAACAATTTGGGTTTGAGCAATGGGGCTTTTTGCCGCAAGTGTGTGAATGGGATAATGTGTTAGCGGATATTATTATTCTTGGGAAAACGGTATAA
- a CDS encoding DUF262 domain-containing protein — translation MHNCQIHAIQSIFQLPLHIPHYQRPYKWQAKHILQLLQDLQHHHENNIIYRIGTVVLHNDSSRHEIVDGQQRLITLSLIVYALTGKQNGLLAEKLNHSTSQHNVVQNYQFIQHYCRENFIENKQNFANYILQTCEMVCVTLDNLDEAFQFFDSQNARGKPLEPYDLLKAYHLREMQQCRLPESQIFPCVERWEHTALLSPQEINLHKIISKTLFPLRRWHERESGEHFTIQQLDTFKGVSSQQHYPYLMATKFAYPHIQAAFQINQVLLNGKYFFDFIEYYRDHYRHIFDKHTGKLSQISSLADIHDYLQHHHGTGKGMSFLRQLFECTVLLYVDKFGEIQLDRVIRKIFVWVYQMRLTYQRIEFASVDNYANHIKGLLVCIQRAKQPSDVWQYINPILQPNEVRYSNVYSTLFQILGVEKTK, via the coding sequence ATGCATAACTGTCAAATCCACGCCATTCAATCTATTTTCCAACTTCCGTTACACATACCGCATTACCAACGCCCCTACAAATGGCAAGCCAAACACATTTTGCAGCTCTTGCAAGATTTACAACATCATCACGAAAACAACATCATATATCGCATTGGCACAGTCGTATTGCACAACGATTCATCGCGCCACGAAATTGTGGATGGACAACAACGTCTTATTACGCTTTCCCTAATTGTGTACGCACTCACAGGTAAACAAAATGGTTTGCTGGCTGAAAAACTCAATCACAGCACTAGCCAACACAATGTGGTACAAAATTATCAATTTATTCAACATTATTGTCGTGAAAATTTCATTGAAAATAAACAAAATTTTGCCAATTACATTTTGCAAACGTGTGAAATGGTGTGTGTTACTTTGGATAATTTGGACGAAGCATTTCAATTTTTTGATTCACAAAATGCGCGTGGCAAACCGCTTGAACCTTACGATTTGCTCAAAGCCTATCATTTACGCGAAATGCAGCAATGCAGGCTGCCTGAAAGCCAAATTTTCCCTTGTGTAGAGCGTTGGGAACACACCGCGTTATTGTCGCCACAGGAAATCAATTTGCACAAAATCATCAGTAAAACGCTGTTTCCGCTACGACGTTGGCACGAGCGCGAATCGGGCGAACACTTTACCATTCAGCAATTAGACACATTTAAAGGCGTATCCAGCCAGCAGCATTACCCCTATTTAATGGCGACCAAATTTGCCTATCCGCATATTCAGGCAGCCTTTCAAATCAATCAAGTGCTGCTTAATGGCAAATATTTTTTTGATTTTATTGAATATTATCGCGACCACTATCGGCACATTTTTGATAAACACACAGGCAAGTTAAGCCAAATTTCATCGCTTGCCGACATTCACGATTATTTACAACATCATCACGGCACAGGCAAAGGCATGAGTTTTTTACGGCAATTATTTGAATGCACCGTTTTGTTGTATGTGGATAAATTTGGCGAAATACAGCTAGATAGGGTAATTCGGAAAATTTTTGTGTGGGTGTATCAAATGCGTTTGACGTATCAACGCATTGAATTTGCCAGCGTGGATAATTACGCCAACCACATCAAAGGTTTACTGGTGTGCATACAACGCGCCAAACAGCCTAGCGATGTGTGGCAATACATCAACCCAATTTTGCAGCCCAACGAAGTACGTTACAGCAATGTGTATTCAACCCTATTTCAAATTTTAGGCGTGGAAAAAACAAAATGA
- a CDS encoding IS5 family transposase: MSRNTLTNETWSRLLPILKQLGIYRKKNLRKTVEGILFRLRTGCQWADIPSYFGKANSLYQSFNRWSKRGIFTKLFKHLADTPDMEWVFMDGSHIRVHQHGMGKKSIVHQAVGKSIGGHTSKIHLAVDACGNPIEFMITAGNVNEIVVAPDLLAQLDLSDNETVCADRGFDSDTFRRLIHSKQSKANIPYKKSREHLNVDTDWYLYKIRHLVENAFARLKHFRALATRYDKLKRNYESTVSLAPS, encoded by the coding sequence ATGTCCCGAAACACGCTTACAAATGAAACATGGTCAAGACTGTTACCTATTTTGAAACAGCTTGGCATTTATCGCAAGAAAAATTTACGCAAAACAGTAGAAGGTATCCTGTTTCGCTTACGTACAGGCTGCCAATGGGCTGATATACCTAGTTATTTTGGTAAAGCAAACAGCCTTTACCAAAGTTTCAATCGCTGGTCTAAACGCGGTATTTTTACCAAATTATTTAAACATTTGGCAGATACACCCGATATGGAATGGGTCTTTATGGACGGTAGTCATATCCGTGTTCATCAACACGGCATGGGTAAAAAATCCATTGTGCATCAAGCTGTCGGTAAGAGTATCGGAGGTCATACGTCTAAAATTCATTTAGCGGTTGATGCTTGTGGTAATCCAATTGAATTTATGATTACAGCTGGTAATGTAAATGAGATTGTTGTTGCGCCTGATTTATTGGCACAATTGGACTTAAGTGATAATGAAACCGTGTGTGCTGATAGGGGTTTTGACAGTGATACTTTTCGTCGGTTAATTCATTCTAAACAAAGTAAAGCCAATATTCCATATAAGAAAAGTAGAGAACATCTTAATGTGGACACAGATTGGTATTTATATAAAATCAGGCACTTGGTAGAAAATGCTTTTGCACGATTAAAGCATTTTCGTGCGCTGGCAACACGGTACGATAAATTAAAACGTAATTATGAAAGTACCGTGTCATTAGCCCCTAGCTAA
- a CDS encoding transposase, with translation MTRKSYPTDLTDAQWQAIEPYFNQLRHYK, from the coding sequence ATGACTAGAAAATCCTACCCAACAGACTTAACAGATGCCCAATGGCAAGCGATTGAGCCATATTTTAACCAGCTACGCCACTACAAATAG
- the tsaD gene encoding tRNA (adenosine(37)-N6)-threonylcarbamoyltransferase complex transferase subunit TsaD: protein MIVLGIESSCDETGVAIYDTEKGLIANQLHTQMAMHAEYGGVVPELASRDHIRRLVPLTQTALKEAHLQYDDVDAIAYTQGPGLGGALLAGSSYANALAFALNKPVLPVHHLEGHLLSPLLADEQPEFPFVALLVSGGHTQFMAVRDFGDYELLGETVDDAAGEAFDKTGKLIGLPYPAGAILSEYAKLGSPDAYQFPRPMLHSHDLQMSFSGLKTSVLTAVEKTRAELNLSPTDLLPENTRNDICRAFQDAVVDVLMAKAKVALLQTGFRTLVVAGGVGANWKLREQLADFAVKTAPKSQPEKVKTYFPPLPLCTDNGAMIAFAGAMRLVHGVQAAEQVGAFNAKPRWSLREIVRG from the coding sequence ATGATAGTTTTAGGAATAGAAAGCTCGTGTGATGAAACGGGCGTAGCGATTTACGACACTGAAAAAGGCTTAATCGCCAACCAGTTGCACACACAAATGGCAATGCACGCAGAATACGGCGGCGTTGTGCCAGAATTAGCAAGCCGCGACCACATTCGTCGCCTTGTGCCACTCACGCAAACCGCGCTCAAAGAAGCCCATCTGCAATATGATGACGTGGACGCGATTGCCTACACGCAAGGTCCAGGCTTGGGCGGCGCGTTGCTGGCGGGTTCGTCTTATGCCAATGCGTTGGCGTTCGCGCTGAATAAACCTGTGTTGCCCGTACATCATTTGGAAGGGCATTTGCTCTCGCCGCTGCTGGCTGATGAGCAGCCTGAATTTCCCTTTGTCGCGCTGCTGGTGTCGGGTGGACACACGCAATTTATGGCGGTGCGCGATTTTGGCGATTACGAATTGCTCGGCGAAACGGTGGACGATGCGGCTGGTGAAGCGTTTGATAAAACAGGGAAATTGATTGGCTTGCCGTATCCTGCTGGCGCGATTTTGTCGGAATACGCGAAACTGGGTTCGCCTGATGCGTACCAATTTCCGCGCCCGATGTTGCACAGCCACGATTTGCAAATGAGCTTTTCGGGCTTGAAAACATCAGTGCTGACGGCGGTGGAAAAAACACGCGCAGAATTGAATTTGTCGCCAACGGATTTGCTGCCTGAAAATACGCGCAATGATATTTGCCGCGCGTTTCAAGATGCGGTGGTTGATGTGTTGATGGCGAAAGCGAAAGTGGCTCTTTTGCAGACAGGATTTCGCACATTGGTGGTGGCTGGCGGCGTGGGCGCAAACTGGAAATTGCGCGAACAGTTGGCAGATTTTGCGGTGAAAACTGCGCCCAAATCGCAGCCTGAAAAAGTGAAAACGTATTTTCCGCCGTTGCCATTGTGTACCGATAACGGGGCGATGATTGCGTTTGCAGGGGCGATGCGGTTGGTGCATGGGGTGCAAGCGGCGGAGCAGGTGGGGGCGTTTAATGCGAAACCTCGTTGGTCTTTGCGTGAGATTGTGCGAGGATAG
- the rlmB gene encoding 23S rRNA (guanosine(2251)-2'-O)-methyltransferase RlmB yields the protein MSNQRLIYGFHAINARLWQNPKSITELYVLENKSDARTRDVLEKAAQENIRLHFANQDRLNAMAKGARHQGVVGFIDASKNHVHLEDVLENLQEPPFLLVLDGITDPHNLGACLRTADAMGVHAVIAPKDKSAGLNATVSKVACGAAETVPYITVTNLARTLRELKEYGIWIVGTDMDGESDLFHYDAPQSIAWVMGNEGEGMRRLTREHCDVLVSIPMFGTVESMNISVSAGMVLAETRRQRELKK from the coding sequence ATGTCCAATCAACGCTTAATCTACGGTTTCCACGCCATCAACGCTCGTTTGTGGCAAAACCCGAAATCCATCACGGAATTGTATGTACTGGAAAACAAATCTGACGCACGCACACGCGATGTGTTGGAGAAAGCGGCGCAAGAAAACATCCGCTTGCATTTTGCCAACCAAGACCGCCTAAACGCTATGGCAAAAGGTGCACGACATCAAGGCGTAGTCGGTTTTATTGACGCTTCTAAAAACCATGTTCACTTGGAAGATGTGCTGGAAAACTTGCAAGAGCCGCCGTTTTTGCTGGTGCTGGACGGCATTACTGACCCACACAATCTTGGTGCGTGTTTGCGTACGGCGGACGCGATGGGCGTTCATGCGGTGATTGCGCCGAAAGACAAAAGCGCGGGGCTGAACGCAACGGTGAGCAAAGTGGCGTGTGGTGCGGCGGAAACTGTGCCGTATATCACGGTAACCAATTTGGCGCGGACGCTGCGTGAGTTGAAAGAATATGGCATTTGGATTGTGGGGACGGACATGGACGGCGAAAGCGATTTGTTCCATTATGATGCGCCGCAGTCGATTGCGTGGGTGATGGGCAACGAGGGCGAAGGCATGCGCCGTTTAACGCGCGAGCATTGCGATGTTTTGGTGTCTATCCCGATGTTTGGCACGGTGGAAAGCATGAATATTTCGGTTTCTGCGGGTATGGTGCTGGCGGAAACGCGTCGCCAACGTGAATTGAAAAAATAA